The proteins below are encoded in one region of Sulfolobus sp. A20:
- a CDS encoding MIP/aquaporin family protein, which produces MASEVVRDSLWRYFAEFVGTFILILFGDGAVVASLVTNGTSPGYGFIMISWGFGVVLAIYAVGPISGAHINPNVTLAFAVTKRMKWRDVIPYILFQTLGAAAAAGILLAWWGNVIVKMDPPPTLYAQVGASFFTEYPNPFFWGQYWPSKLLLPNSVSGTSLYSEVNQVFPLWIGAFAELLMTFLLLLIVLAVTDADSPFFNQSLAPWAIGIGYVMPFLLFEAQLTGGMINEARSWGPMLALYLFGYRSGAFNFRGQYFFVYGIPDFIGGILGALFWDCVLKPYLKYLKSNNKK; this is translated from the coding sequence ATGGCGTCTGAAGTTGTAAGGGACAGTTTATGGCGGTATTTCGCTGAATTCGTAGGCACTTTCATCTTAATTCTTTTCGGCGATGGTGCAGTAGTAGCGTCCTTAGTAACTAATGGTACATCCCCAGGCTATGGATTTATTATGATATCATGGGGCTTCGGAGTTGTCCTAGCAATTTACGCTGTAGGTCCAATAAGCGGAGCTCATATAAATCCAAACGTCACATTAGCTTTTGCGGTTACTAAAAGGATGAAGTGGAGGGACGTAATTCCCTACATATTGTTTCAAACTTTAGGGGCAGCTGCTGCAGCAGGAATATTATTAGCGTGGTGGGGTAACGTTATTGTTAAAATGGATCCTCCACCTACTTTATATGCGCAAGTAGGAGCATCGTTCTTCACTGAATATCCAAATCCGTTCTTCTGGGGTCAATATTGGCCAAGCAAATTACTACTACCAAATTCTGTGAGTGGAACTTCACTTTACTCTGAAGTCAATCAAGTATTCCCGTTATGGATAGGTGCTTTTGCTGAATTACTAATGACTTTCTTACTCTTATTAATAGTTCTAGCGGTTACTGATGCTGATTCACCATTTTTCAATCAAAGCTTAGCCCCATGGGCTATAGGAATAGGTTATGTAATGCCATTCTTATTATTCGAGGCTCAATTGACTGGAGGTATGATAAACGAGGCTAGAAGCTGGGGACCAATGCTAGCTCTTTACCTATTTGGTTATAGGTCAGGGGCATTTAACTTTAGAGGACAGTATTTCTTCGTTTATGGCATCCCTGATTTCATAGGTGGCATTCTAGGTGCTTTATTCTGGGACTGCGTATTGAAACCGTATCTTAAGTATCTGAAAAGCAATAATAAGAAATAA
- the glpK gene encoding glycerol kinase GlpK, giving the protein MAEKYILAIDEGTTSARAIVFDKELNILGIGQNEFTQYYPQPGYVEHSPEEIWQAQLLAINKALERAKIDRNNILSIGITNQRETTVMWDTRTGKPIYNAIVWQDRRTAPITDYLKANYLRLIKDRTGLVPDPYFSASKIKWILDNVPNAREKAEKGEIKFGTIDTYLIWKLTNGKVHVTDFSNASRTMLFNIRKTEWDREILEILKIPEAILPDVKASSEIYGFAEALNSSIPISGDAGDQQAALFGQIAFNQGDVKCTYGTGSFILLNTGSNLVSSNDLLTTIAWGIGKGITYALEGSIFITGAAVQWFRDSLRAIDVSDEIEPLADSVPDNGGVYFVPAFTGLGAPYWDPYARGLIIGITRGTTKAHIARAILESIAYQTRDVLEIMQGDSGIKIDSLKVDGGASKNDLLMQFQADILKMKVIRPKIMETTSMGVAMLAGLSVGYWNSIDELKQKWKIDQVFEPKMDDEYRERLYAGWKEAVRRALGWAKTVGG; this is encoded by the coding sequence ATGGCTGAAAAATACATACTAGCCATAGACGAAGGGACTACAAGTGCAAGAGCTATCGTCTTTGACAAGGAATTAAATATTCTAGGAATAGGGCAAAACGAGTTCACTCAATACTATCCTCAACCGGGTTACGTAGAACATAGTCCTGAGGAGATATGGCAAGCCCAGTTATTGGCTATAAATAAAGCATTGGAGAGAGCTAAGATAGATCGGAATAATATTTTGAGTATAGGAATAACGAATCAAAGAGAGACCACAGTGATGTGGGATACTAGAACGGGGAAGCCAATATATAATGCTATTGTTTGGCAAGATAGGAGAACTGCCCCAATTACTGACTATCTTAAAGCTAACTATTTGAGGTTAATAAAGGATAGAACAGGTTTGGTACCAGACCCATATTTTAGTGCTTCTAAGATAAAGTGGATTTTAGATAATGTACCCAATGCTAGAGAGAAGGCTGAAAAAGGAGAAATAAAGTTTGGAACAATAGATACTTACCTAATCTGGAAGTTGACTAACGGTAAAGTTCATGTAACTGACTTTTCAAACGCGTCTAGGACTATGCTATTTAATATAAGGAAAACTGAGTGGGATAGAGAAATATTGGAAATACTAAAGATTCCCGAGGCTATTTTACCAGATGTAAAGGCTTCAAGCGAGATTTATGGTTTCGCTGAGGCTCTTAATTCTTCAATACCTATATCGGGAGACGCAGGAGACCAACAAGCTGCGCTCTTTGGTCAAATAGCATTCAACCAAGGGGATGTTAAATGTACTTATGGAACTGGTAGTTTCATTTTACTTAACACTGGAAGTAACTTAGTTTCATCTAACGACTTACTAACAACTATAGCCTGGGGGATAGGTAAAGGAATAACATATGCTTTAGAGGGAAGTATATTCATCACTGGGGCAGCTGTTCAATGGTTTAGAGACAGTCTTAGAGCTATAGATGTATCCGATGAAATTGAACCTTTAGCCGATAGCGTTCCAGATAACGGCGGAGTGTACTTCGTTCCCGCATTTACGGGATTAGGAGCACCGTATTGGGATCCTTATGCGAGAGGACTAATAATAGGAATAACTAGGGGTACTACTAAGGCTCACATTGCTAGAGCAATATTAGAATCAATAGCGTATCAGACAAGGGATGTGCTAGAAATAATGCAAGGAGATTCCGGAATAAAGATAGACTCTCTTAAAGTAGATGGGGGTGCATCGAAAAACGACTTACTAATGCAATTTCAAGCTGACATACTTAAAATGAAAGTGATTAGACCAAAGATTATGGAAACGACCTCTATGGGAGTTGCGATGTTAGCTGGTTTAAGCGTAGGATATTGGAACTCCATAGATGAGTTAAAACAGAAGTGGAAGATCGACCAAGTGTTTGAACCTAAGATGGATGATGAATATAGGGAAAGATTATATGCAGGATGGAAAGAAGCAGTACGAAGGGCTTTAGGTTGGGCTAAAACGGTTGGGGGTTGA
- a CDS encoding FAD-dependent oxidoreductase — protein MEIKTSVLVIGGGANGLFTALDLALRGIDVILVERGDIGSGTSGRFHGLLHSGARYAVTDPESAKECIQENKIISKIAPHAVRDTGGLFLGITKEDLEFSDKFLSSLEKLGIEYKLVDKNQVLQEEPYVNKDLKIAIWVPDKVIYGYDLLSSVAMTASLNKARIMTYNEVTEFIRDGNFIKAVKVLDKINNQINIIKSDIIINASGPWAFKIITMAGLEEIPILPTAGIMAVFEKKVNNAVLNRLRPPSDGDILVPYQGTSILGTTATIIEDPDNFTISDEDVKMLIKEGSQLVPELSKTRVIRTYASVRPLMRTSEDGRKASRDFTILDHERENGVSGLISIIGGKFTTSRLVGERVGDLVSEKLGVREKSKTKEIKLISPNEMNFEKYLEKIGIPKIFLRSIMERKGSLDEERYETALYLLLSLIARGK, from the coding sequence ATGGAAATAAAAACAAGCGTTCTAGTAATAGGTGGGGGAGCTAATGGTCTATTCACCGCCTTAGATTTGGCTTTAAGAGGTATTGATGTAATTTTGGTTGAAAGAGGAGACATTGGATCTGGAACTTCTGGTAGGTTCCATGGACTTTTACATAGTGGTGCTAGGTATGCTGTAACTGACCCTGAATCAGCAAAGGAGTGCATTCAAGAAAATAAAATAATTTCGAAAATAGCTCCTCATGCCGTTAGAGACACGGGGGGATTATTTTTAGGTATTACTAAAGAAGACCTAGAATTTTCAGATAAGTTTCTTTCTTCCCTAGAGAAATTAGGTATAGAGTATAAGCTAGTTGATAAAAATCAAGTCCTACAAGAAGAACCTTATGTGAATAAAGACTTAAAAATAGCTATTTGGGTTCCGGATAAGGTAATATATGGTTATGATCTTTTATCGAGCGTAGCTATGACAGCATCACTAAATAAGGCTAGAATTATGACGTATAATGAGGTAACAGAATTTATTAGGGATGGAAATTTTATAAAAGCTGTAAAAGTTTTAGATAAAATTAATAATCAAATAAATATAATAAAAAGTGATATAATAATAAATGCCTCAGGACCTTGGGCGTTTAAAATCATTACTATGGCAGGACTAGAAGAGATTCCCATACTACCTACAGCTGGAATAATGGCAGTGTTTGAAAAAAAGGTTAATAACGCAGTGCTAAACAGGCTTAGACCACCTTCTGATGGAGATATATTAGTACCATATCAAGGTACTTCAATATTGGGTACTACTGCAACTATAATCGAAGACCCAGATAATTTTACTATATCAGACGAGGACGTGAAGATGCTAATTAAGGAAGGATCTCAATTAGTACCTGAATTGTCTAAAACGAGAGTTATTAGAACTTACGCATCCGTTAGACCTTTGATGAGAACCAGCGAGGATGGTAGAAAAGCTAGTAGAGATTTCACAATATTAGATCATGAAAGAGAAAATGGGGTATCTGGTCTAATATCTATAATAGGAGGTAAATTTACCACTTCAAGACTAGTAGGGGAAAGAGTGGGGGATTTAGTCAGCGAGAAATTGGGAGTAAGGGAAAAGAGTAAAACTAAGGAGATTAAACTTATCTCTCCCAACGAAATGAACTTTGAAAAATACTTGGAAAAAATTGGAATACCAAAAATATTTTTAAGAAGTATAATGGAGAGAAAAGGATCATTAGATGAAGAGAGATACGAAACTGCTTTATATCTTCTGTTATCGTTAATTGCAAGAGGGAAATGA
- a CDS encoding carbon monoxide dehydrogenase subunit G yields the protein MEISGEFVVNKVKAKISEFLTEPKMFTECLPGLQGYEIKRDGEIGATFKIDVSDFNIPHMSTITANINAKIIKDSEKIEIVGNGRSAGVSIKINISLNLYETQNSTKVIWSAKMDLGLLAKLLGENSIRRLAESNVNYIINCIHSRLS from the coding sequence ATGGAGATCAGTGGAGAGTTCGTGGTAAACAAGGTAAAGGCAAAAATATCGGAATTTTTAACAGAGCCAAAAATGTTTACAGAATGTCTACCGGGCTTACAAGGTTACGAAATTAAGAGAGATGGCGAGATAGGTGCAACTTTCAAGATAGATGTCAGTGACTTTAACATTCCGCATATGTCCACAATTACAGCCAATATAAATGCAAAAATAATTAAAGATAGTGAGAAAATTGAAATAGTCGGTAACGGAAGATCGGCTGGAGTGAGCATTAAAATTAACATTTCGCTAAACCTTTATGAGACCCAAAATTCTACAAAAGTAATTTGGAGTGCTAAAATGGATTTGGGACTCCTAGCTAAACTATTAGGAGAAAATAGTATAAGAAGGTTAGCTGAGTCCAACGTTAATTACATTATTAACTGTATACATTCTAGGCTTTCTTAG
- a CDS encoding long-chain fatty acid--CoA ligase — translation MNRPWFKFWPSKLPKTLDYPRVPLFNIVEVSAQRYPDKPAIIYYGNRITYKKLWEDISSFSSFLHNDLGIRKGDRVAIFMPNSVQWIISYFGILRANAIMVPINPLISEDELNYILRDSGSVAIVTLSSYLSKVLKAKENTNIKYIIVGKFKDYLPPNPEIKVHPLMQKEPEIEGDVIKWNEAFSEKPLPPIEVTSDDIAAIPYTSGTTGFPKGCIHTHSTIWPTVLGSVVWNMLTPSSVALASLPIFHVTGFVHSLNAPLYIGGTIVLMSIWDKESAIEAIEKYGVTHWTNISTMVVDLLTVQGIEKRDLSSLILVGGGGASMPEAVAKKLKELTGLDYIEGYGLTETMSQTHVNPPDRPKLQCLGIPHFGVDALIVDPSTGEVLPPNKEGEIVVRCPSLFKGYWNKDEETRKAFITINGIEYFRTGDLGYMDEEGYFFIVDRIKRMINRGGYKVWPTKVENKLYQHPAVLEACVVSTPDPRLGEEVKAYIVLKPDYKGKITQEDIREWCKQHMNAYEYPRIIEFVESLPKSGSGKILWRVLQEKEKAKKA, via the coding sequence ATGAATAGACCTTGGTTTAAGTTTTGGCCTTCAAAATTACCTAAAACTTTAGATTATCCTAGAGTACCTCTATTTAATATCGTTGAGGTATCTGCTCAACGGTATCCTGATAAACCAGCAATAATCTATTATGGTAATAGGATAACATATAAGAAACTATGGGAAGATATATCAAGTTTTTCGTCTTTCTTACATAACGATTTAGGGATAAGAAAAGGGGATAGAGTAGCAATTTTCATGCCTAATTCGGTCCAATGGATAATATCATATTTTGGAATATTAAGGGCTAACGCAATAATGGTCCCAATTAATCCTTTAATATCGGAGGATGAATTGAATTATATACTTAGGGATTCCGGCTCTGTAGCGATTGTAACACTCTCCTCATACTTATCTAAAGTGTTAAAGGCTAAAGAAAACACTAATATCAAATATATAATCGTAGGAAAATTCAAGGATTACTTACCTCCTAATCCAGAAATTAAAGTCCATCCCCTTATGCAAAAGGAACCAGAAATAGAGGGTGATGTAATAAAGTGGAATGAGGCATTTAGCGAAAAGCCTTTACCACCTATTGAAGTTACGTCAGATGACATCGCTGCTATTCCATATACTTCTGGCACAACAGGCTTTCCTAAGGGATGCATACATACACATTCTACTATATGGCCAACTGTGTTAGGTTCAGTAGTGTGGAACATGTTAACTCCATCATCAGTAGCCTTGGCATCATTACCTATATTTCACGTTACTGGATTTGTTCATAGTCTAAATGCACCACTGTATATAGGTGGTACCATAGTTCTCATGTCGATATGGGATAAGGAGAGTGCAATAGAAGCTATTGAAAAGTACGGGGTAACACATTGGACTAACATTTCAACTATGGTAGTTGATCTGCTAACTGTACAAGGAATAGAGAAAAGAGATCTAAGTTCATTAATATTAGTAGGAGGTGGAGGGGCCTCGATGCCAGAAGCAGTTGCCAAAAAACTTAAGGAATTAACTGGCTTAGACTACATAGAGGGTTATGGACTGACTGAAACGATGTCTCAAACTCACGTTAATCCTCCGGATAGACCTAAATTACAATGTTTAGGGATACCACACTTTGGAGTAGATGCACTAATAGTAGATCCTTCAACAGGTGAGGTATTACCTCCAAACAAAGAAGGTGAAATAGTAGTTAGGTGTCCTAGTCTTTTCAAGGGATATTGGAATAAAGATGAGGAAACTAGGAAAGCATTCATTACAATTAATGGCATCGAATATTTTAGAACCGGGGATTTAGGCTACATGGATGAGGAAGGCTACTTCTTTATTGTAGATAGAATAAAGAGAATGATAAACAGAGGAGGATATAAAGTATGGCCCACTAAGGTTGAAAATAAGTTATATCAACATCCAGCAGTGTTAGAAGCTTGCGTGGTCTCTACTCCTGATCCTAGATTAGGAGAAGAGGTTAAGGCATATATCGTATTAAAGCCGGATTACAAAGGTAAAATAACTCAAGAGGATATTAGAGAATGGTGCAAACAGCATATGAACGCATATGAGTATCCTAGAATTATAGAATTTGTTGAATCTCTTCCCAAGAGTGGATCTGGAAAAATATTATGGAGAGTTTTACAAGAGAAAGAAAAGGCTAAGAAAGCCTAG
- a CDS encoding phosphotriesterase, with the protein MAKIPLVGKESISPEDMGFTLIHEHLKVFSEAVRFQWPHLYNEEEEFKNAVDEVRKAMNYGVKTIVDPTVMGLGRDIRFMEKVVKETGINLVAGTGIYTYTDLPFYFTQRSIEEIAELFIHDIRIGIQGTDNKAAFIKIAADEPGITKDVERVIRAAGIAHKETKVPIITHSNAHNNTGMEQQRILMEEGVDPGKILIGHLGDTENVEYIKKIADKGSFVGLDRYGLDLFLPVEKRNEVLIRLIKDGYADKIMVSHDYCCTIDWGTAKPEYKPKLAPRWSMTLIFTDVIPSLRKSGVKDDVIELIFVNNPAKLFS; encoded by the coding sequence GTGGCTAAAATTCCACTTGTTGGAAAGGAAAGTATATCTCCAGAAGATATGGGTTTCACGTTAATTCACGAACATTTAAAGGTTTTTAGTGAGGCAGTAAGATTTCAATGGCCTCATTTATACAATGAGGAAGAGGAATTTAAAAACGCTGTAGATGAGGTGAGAAAAGCGATGAACTATGGTGTAAAGACGATAGTAGACCCTACTGTGATGGGATTAGGAAGGGATATAAGATTTATGGAGAAGGTAGTTAAAGAAACTGGGATAAATTTAGTGGCAGGAACTGGGATATACACTTATACTGATTTACCCTTTTACTTTACTCAGAGATCAATCGAGGAGATAGCTGAACTTTTCATACACGATATAAGGATAGGTATTCAAGGTACTGATAATAAGGCTGCTTTTATAAAGATAGCAGCTGATGAGCCGGGTATTACTAAAGATGTAGAGAGGGTTATTAGAGCAGCAGGAATTGCCCACAAAGAGACTAAAGTCCCCATAATTACACACTCAAATGCTCATAATAATACTGGAATGGAACAGCAGAGAATATTGATGGAAGAAGGTGTTGATCCGGGCAAAATTCTGATTGGACATTTAGGGGATACTGAGAACGTGGAGTATATAAAGAAAATCGCTGATAAAGGGTCTTTCGTTGGTTTAGATAGGTATGGATTAGACTTGTTTTTGCCAGTAGAAAAAAGAAATGAGGTATTGATTAGATTAATAAAAGATGGTTATGCAGATAAAATAATGGTATCTCATGATTATTGTTGTACCATAGATTGGGGAACAGCCAAACCAGAATATAAACCTAAACTAGCCCCTAGGTGGAGTATGACCCTAATATTCACAGATGTAATACCTTCATTAAGGAAGTCGGGAGTTAAAGATGACGTAATAGAGTTAATATTTGTAAATAACCCAGCCAAGCTTTTCAGCTAA
- a CDS encoding fumarylacetoacetate hydrolase family protein: MKLLSFLRGNRIRSGVIINENYVIDLNDTCYSMLLEKGEDEIFADRYCNALAPSDMLGVLQAGDKGIELIHEMINWVKKREEHLIKLSEVKLKAPLQRANMLRDFLAFRGHVEATYRRRGQQIPEEWFKIPIYYKGDPTIFYGHMEVVPWPKYSKQVDLELEIAAIIYKKGKDIPKDKAKSYILGFTIFNDFSARDIQMMEMKGLLGPAKGKDFANGLGPWIVTKDELQDIKGLRSYVKVNGETWCDTKAEDMQWTFDDMIAYVSQDEYIRPGDIFGSGTISGCTGIDIGKSLKPNSTIELYVEKIGTLINIIS; the protein is encoded by the coding sequence ATGAAACTACTCAGCTTTCTAAGGGGGAATAGGATAAGAAGTGGTGTAATAATAAATGAAAACTACGTAATTGACCTCAATGACACTTGTTATTCAATGCTACTGGAAAAGGGGGAAGATGAGATTTTCGCCGATAGATATTGTAACGCTCTAGCACCTTCCGATATGCTAGGAGTTCTTCAAGCCGGAGATAAGGGTATTGAATTGATCCATGAAATGATAAATTGGGTGAAGAAGAGAGAGGAACACCTAATCAAATTAAGTGAAGTAAAGCTTAAAGCCCCGTTACAGAGGGCTAATATGCTGAGAGATTTTTTAGCTTTTAGAGGTCACGTTGAAGCAACTTATAGGAGGAGAGGTCAGCAAATACCAGAAGAGTGGTTTAAGATACCAATATATTACAAGGGAGATCCAACAATATTTTATGGTCATATGGAAGTAGTGCCTTGGCCAAAGTACTCTAAACAAGTAGATTTAGAGCTTGAAATTGCAGCTATAATATACAAAAAAGGAAAAGACATACCAAAGGATAAAGCAAAGAGCTACATTTTAGGTTTCACTATATTTAATGATTTTAGTGCTAGGGATATTCAGATGATGGAGATGAAAGGGTTACTAGGTCCTGCTAAGGGAAAAGATTTTGCTAATGGTCTCGGACCGTGGATAGTTACTAAGGATGAGTTACAAGATATCAAGGGTTTAAGGTCTTACGTTAAAGTAAATGGAGAGACGTGGTGTGATACAAAGGCTGAAGATATGCAATGGACTTTCGATGACATGATAGCCTATGTTTCTCAAGACGAATACATTAGACCAGGGGACATATTTGGTAGTGGGACAATATCCGGATGTACTGGTATTGATATTGGTAAATCGTTGAAGCCTAATAGCACAATAGAACTTTACGTGGAAAAAATAGGAACACTAATAAATATTATTAGCTGA
- a CDS encoding MBL fold metallo-hydrolase, whose protein sequence is MEIPFKFERITDNVYAFIQGNGDWFLSNAGVIIGKEYAIVVDSLTNDKMARNFISQIRRVTDKPIKFLINTHEHEDHLWTNYLFNAITICHINCRKKTLEGMKRGTNPFQNLFFNVDFSGWKYVPQDLTLRDEMSIFIDDKEIKIVYVGYAHTTSDVYIYLPDEKVVFTGDLLFSPPCTPFALMGNIQGYINALESLASLDAEVFIPGHGEVAYDRKALYESRDYLIFVRDETRKMIKQGIEDPIKASYQINLGKYDSWINRERIVGNVARAYSELTKTRLENVNQILLEMVKYRAKS, encoded by the coding sequence ATGGAAATTCCCTTTAAGTTTGAGAGAATTACTGATAATGTTTACGCTTTTATTCAAGGAAACGGCGATTGGTTCTTAAGTAATGCAGGGGTAATTATAGGAAAGGAATATGCGATTGTCGTAGATTCTCTCACGAACGATAAAATGGCAAGGAACTTTATTTCGCAAATAAGAAGGGTTACCGATAAGCCAATAAAGTTTTTAATAAATACACACGAGCATGAGGACCATTTATGGACGAATTATCTATTTAACGCTATAACAATATGTCATATTAATTGTAGGAAGAAGACGTTAGAGGGTATGAAGAGGGGAACAAATCCCTTTCAAAACCTATTTTTTAATGTTGATTTCTCTGGATGGAAATATGTACCTCAAGACCTAACATTACGTGATGAAATGAGCATCTTTATTGATGATAAAGAGATAAAAATTGTTTACGTAGGTTACGCTCATACTACAAGCGATGTTTATATCTATCTACCAGATGAAAAAGTAGTATTTACCGGTGATTTGTTATTTTCTCCACCTTGTACTCCTTTTGCTCTAATGGGAAATATTCAAGGGTATATAAATGCATTAGAAAGCTTGGCTAGTCTAGATGCTGAAGTATTTATACCGGGACATGGAGAAGTGGCGTATGATAGAAAAGCACTCTATGAGTCTAGGGATTACTTGATCTTTGTTAGAGACGAAACAAGGAAGATGATCAAACAAGGTATAGAAGATCCAATAAAAGCTTCTTATCAGATTAACTTAGGTAAATATGACTCATGGATTAATAGAGAGAGGATTGTAGGAAACGTGGCACGAGCTTACAGTGAGTTGACTAAAACAAGATTAGAAAATGTTAATCAAATATTGTTAGAAATGGTCAAGTATAGAGCTAAATCGTAG
- a CDS encoding MBL fold metallo-hydrolase, producing the protein MMIITIPLPMQGPPHFINSYLIKDGEDSVLIDTGLPTEEDIMTLTSSLTKYGYPRNVIITHYHPDHIGLVRLFKNSNIIIHEKELEFIHYLLSPEYSKDIKEYLSSNGFPDQVIDRMLRNRERFNEIIKGVNFITVKDGDKIEINGTRAEILWTPGHTVGHICLMYDHSLFCGDHILPDITPNVSLLRKDDNPLKAYLNSLEKIKSLNVDVIYPAHGKAFSNVKERIREIIGHHDKRLDEIIKIIRDKRKANAYEIATGISWYKKWDELSSFDKQLALGETMSHLKYLVEKGSISEIKINNSIYYTIST; encoded by the coding sequence ATAATGATAATAACTATACCATTACCAATGCAAGGTCCGCCTCACTTCATTAATTCCTATCTAATAAAGGATGGAGAAGATAGTGTATTAATAGATACCGGATTGCCTACTGAAGAAGATATAATGACTCTTACATCCTCTTTAACTAAATATGGATATCCAAGGAATGTGATAATAACACATTATCATCCAGATCATATTGGGCTAGTTAGACTTTTTAAAAATTCAAATATAATCATTCATGAAAAAGAATTGGAATTTATTCATTATTTATTAAGTCCAGAATATTCTAAAGATATTAAAGAGTACTTATCGTCTAACGGATTTCCAGATCAAGTGATAGATAGAATGCTGAGAAATAGAGAAAGGTTTAATGAAATAATAAAAGGCGTAAACTTTATCACTGTGAAGGATGGTGATAAAATAGAAATTAATGGAACTAGAGCCGAAATATTGTGGACACCTGGACACACTGTTGGACATATATGCTTAATGTATGATCATTCATTATTTTGTGGGGATCATATCTTACCGGACATAACGCCTAACGTATCTCTATTAAGGAAAGACGATAATCCCTTGAAAGCTTACTTGAATAGCTTAGAGAAGATCAAATCACTAAATGTAGACGTAATTTATCCCGCTCACGGAAAGGCCTTTAGTAACGTTAAAGAGAGGATTAGAGAGATTATAGGGCATCATGATAAAAGGTTAGATGAGATCATAAAAATAATTAGAGATAAGAGAAAAGCCAATGCATATGAGATAGCAACGGGCATTTCGTGGTATAAAAAATGGGATGAACTTTCATCATTCGATAAACAGTTAGCTTTAGGAGAGACAATGTCCCACTTGAAGTATCTTGTTGAGAAAGGTTCTATAAGTGAAATAAAGATTAATAATTCAATTTATTATACTATATCTACTTGA